A section of the Pseudomonas sp. Q1-7 genome encodes:
- the pheA gene encoding prephenate dehydratase, whose product MSEQELKALRLRIDSLDEKILELISERARCAQDVARVKMQSLPEGETPVFYRPEREAWVLKHIMDRNKGPLDNEEMARLFREIMSSCLALEQPLKVAYLGPEGTFTQAAALKHFGHAVISSPMAAIDEVFREVAAGAVNFGVVPVENSTEGAVNHTLDSFLEHDMVICGEVELRIHHHLLVGENTKTDNITRIYSHAQSLAQCRKWLDAHYPNVERVAVPSNADAAKRVKSEWNSAAIAGDMAANLYGLTKLCEKIEDRPDNSTRFLIIGSQEVPPTGDDKTSIIVSMRNKPGALHELLVPFHNNGIDLTRIETRPSRSGKWTYVFFIDFVGHHRDPLIKDVLEKINQEAVALKVLGSYPKAVL is encoded by the coding sequence ATGTCCGAGCAGGAACTCAAGGCGCTGCGCCTGCGCATCGACAGCCTCGACGAGAAGATTCTCGAGCTCATCAGCGAGCGTGCCCGCTGCGCCCAGGACGTGGCGCGGGTGAAGATGCAGTCCCTGCCCGAAGGCGAGACGCCGGTCTTCTACCGCCCCGAACGCGAAGCCTGGGTGCTCAAGCACATCATGGACCGCAACAAGGGGCCGCTGGACAACGAAGAGATGGCGCGGCTGTTCCGCGAGATCATGTCGTCCTGCCTGGCCCTGGAGCAGCCGCTCAAGGTCGCCTACCTCGGCCCGGAGGGCACCTTCACCCAGGCCGCGGCGCTCAAGCATTTCGGCCACGCGGTGATCAGCTCGCCGATGGCGGCCATCGACGAAGTGTTCCGTGAAGTGGCCGCCGGCGCGGTCAACTTCGGCGTGGTGCCGGTGGAAAACTCCACCGAGGGCGCGGTGAACCACACCCTCGACAGCTTCCTCGAACACGACATGGTGATCTGCGGCGAAGTGGAGCTGCGCATCCACCACCACCTGCTGGTGGGCGAGAACACCAAGACCGACAACATCACCCGCATCTATTCCCACGCCCAGTCCCTGGCCCAGTGCCGCAAGTGGCTGGACGCCCACTACCCGAATGTCGAGCGCGTGGCCGTGCCCAGCAACGCCGACGCGGCCAAGCGGGTGAAGAGCGAGTGGAACTCGGCGGCCATCGCCGGCGACATGGCGGCCAACCTCTACGGCCTGACCAAGCTCTGCGAGAAGATCGAGGACCGCCCGGACAACTCCACGCGCTTCCTCATCATCGGCAGCCAGGAGGTGCCGCCCACCGGCGACGACAAGACCTCCATCATCGTCTCCATGCGCAACAAACCGGGCGCGCTGCACGAACTCCTGGTGCCGTTCCACAACAACGGCATCGACCTGACCCGCATCGAGACCCGCCCGTCCCGCAGCGGCAAGTGGACCTACGTGTTCTTCATCGACTTCGTCGGCCACCACCGCGACCCGCTGATCAAGGACGTGCTGGAGAAGATCAACCAGGAAGCCGTTGCCCTGAAGGTGCTGGGTTCCTACCCCAAAGCGGTGCTTTGA
- the serC gene encoding 3-phosphoserine/phosphohydroxythreonine transaminase encodes MSKRAFNFCAGPAALPEAVLQRAQAELLDWQGKGLSVMEMSHRSDEYVAIAEKAEQDLRDLLSIPSNYKVLFLQGGASQQFAEIPLNLLPENGVADYIDTGIWSKKSIDEASRFGRVNVAASAKGYDYFAIPGQNEWQLSKDAAYLHYASNETIGGLQFDWIPEVGDVPLVVDMSSDILSRPLDVSRFGLIYAGAQKNIGPSGLVVVIVREDLLGRARAHCPTMLNYKVAADNGSMYNTPATFSWYLSGLVFEWLKEQGGVEAMEQRNKAKKDLLYGTIDKSEFYTNPIAHNARSWMNVPFRLADERLDKDFLAGADARGLLNLKGHRSVGGMRASIYNAVGLDAVEALVAYMAEFEKEHG; translated from the coding sequence GTGAGCAAGCGAGCCTTTAACTTCTGCGCCGGCCCGGCCGCGCTTCCGGAAGCTGTTCTGCAACGCGCCCAGGCGGAACTCCTCGACTGGCAGGGCAAAGGCCTGTCCGTCATGGAAATGAGCCACCGCAGCGACGAGTACGTCGCCATTGCCGAAAAGGCCGAGCAGGACCTGCGCGACCTCCTGTCCATCCCCTCCAACTACAAGGTGCTGTTCCTCCAGGGCGGCGCCAGCCAGCAGTTCGCCGAGATTCCGCTGAACCTGCTGCCGGAAAACGGCGTCGCCGACTACATCGACACCGGCATCTGGTCGAAGAAGAGCATCGACGAAGCCAGCCGTTTCGGCCGCGTCAACGTCGCCGCCAGCGCCAAGGGCTACGACTACTTCGCCATCCCCGGCCAGAACGAGTGGCAGCTGTCCAAGGACGCCGCCTACCTGCACTACGCCTCCAACGAAACCATCGGCGGTCTGCAGTTCGACTGGATTCCGGAAGTGGGCGACGTGCCGCTGGTGGTCGACATGTCCTCGGACATCCTTTCCCGCCCGCTGGACGTCTCCCGCTTCGGCCTGATCTACGCCGGCGCGCAAAAGAACATCGGCCCGAGCGGCCTGGTGGTGGTCATCGTCCGCGAGGACCTGCTGGGCCGCGCCCGCGCCCACTGCCCGACCATGCTCAACTACAAGGTCGCCGCCGATAACGGCTCCATGTACAACACCCCCGCCACCTTCTCCTGGTACCTCTCCGGCCTCGTCTTCGAGTGGCTGAAGGAGCAGGGCGGCGTCGAGGCCATGGAGCAGCGCAACAAGGCCAAGAAGGACCTGCTCTACGGCACCATCGACAAGAGCGAGTTCTACACCAACCCGATTGCCCACAACGCCCGCTCCTGGATGAACGTGCCGTTCCGCCTGGCCGACGAGCGCCTGGACAAGGACTTCCTCGCTGGCGCCGACGCCCGTGGCCTGCTGAACCTCAAGGGCCACCGCTCGGTGGGCGGCATGCGTGCCTCCATCTACAACGCCGTCGGCCTTGACGCGGTGGAAGCCCTGGTGGCCTACATGGCGGAGTTCGAGAAGGAGCACGGCTGA
- the gyrA gene encoding DNA gyrase subunit A, whose product MGELAKEILPVNIEDELKQSYLDYAMSVIVGRALPDARDGLKPVHRRVLYAMSELGNDWNKPYKKSARVVGDVIGKYHPHGDTAVYDTIVRMAQPFSLRYMLVDGQGNFGSVDGDNAAAMRYTEVRMSKLAHELLADLDKETVDWVPNYDGTEQIPAVMPTKVPNLLVNGSSGIAVGMATNIPPHNLGEVIDGCLALMDNPELTVDELMQYIPGPDFPTAGIINGRAGIIEAYRTGRGRIYIRARAEIEDMEKGGGRQQIIVTELPYQLNKARLIEKIAELVKEKKLEGITELRDESDKDGMRIVIELRRGEVGEVVLNNLYSQTQMQSVFGINVVALVDGQPRTLNLKDMLEVFIRHRREVVTRRTVYELRKARERGHILEGQAVALSNIDPVIELIKTSPTPAEAKERLIATPWESSAVEAMVERAGADSCRPEDLDPQYGLRDGKYYLSPEQAQAILELRLHRLTGLEHEKLLAEYQEILTLIGELIRILTSPERLMEVIREELEKVKAEFGDARRTEIVASQVDLTIADLITEEERVVTISHGGYAKSQPLAAYQAQRRGGKGKSATGVKDEDYIEHLLVANSHATLLLFSSKGKVYWLRTFEIPEASRTARGRPLVNLLPLDEGERITAMLQIDLEALQREAGDEDDLDEAEGVVLEGEVVEPEVEEVEGDTPELVAEPTGAYIFMATAFGTVKKTPLIQFSKPRSSGLIALRLDEGDTLIAAAITDGAKEVMLFSSAGKVIRFAESMVRTMGRTARGVRGMRLGKDQQLISMLIPESGAQILTASERGFGKRTGLGKFPRRGRGGQGVIAMVINERNGKLVGAIQVQDGEEIMLISDQGTLVRTRVDEVSSSGRNTQGVTLIKLAKDETLVGLERVQEPSGGDEDDELEGEEQTVGAVADAEAGDVQQDDAQPAGDEQ is encoded by the coding sequence ATGGGCGAACTGGCCAAAGAAATCCTCCCGGTCAATATCGAAGACGAGCTGAAACAGTCCTACCTCGACTACGCGATGAGCGTGATCGTCGGGCGTGCCTTGCCGGACGCGCGCGACGGCCTGAAGCCGGTGCACCGTCGCGTCCTCTATGCGATGAGCGAGCTGGGCAACGACTGGAACAAACCCTACAAGAAGTCCGCCCGTGTGGTCGGCGACGTGATCGGTAAATACCACCCGCACGGCGACACCGCGGTGTACGACACCATCGTCCGCATGGCCCAGCCCTTCTCGCTGCGCTACATGCTGGTGGACGGCCAGGGCAACTTCGGTTCGGTGGACGGCGACAACGCCGCGGCCATGCGATACACCGAAGTGCGCATGTCCAAGCTGGCCCATGAACTGCTGGCCGACCTCGACAAGGAAACCGTGGACTGGGTGCCCAACTACGACGGCACCGAACAGATTCCCGCGGTCATGCCGACCAAGGTTCCCAACCTGCTGGTCAATGGTTCCAGCGGTATCGCCGTGGGCATGGCCACCAACATCCCGCCGCACAACCTGGGCGAAGTCATCGACGGCTGCCTGGCGCTGATGGACAACCCGGAACTCACGGTCGATGAGCTGATGCAGTACATCCCCGGTCCGGACTTCCCCACCGCGGGCATCATCAACGGCCGCGCCGGCATCATCGAGGCGTACCGTACCGGCCGTGGCCGCATCTATATACGCGCCCGCGCCGAAATCGAAGACATGGAGAAGGGCGGTGGTCGCCAGCAGATCATCGTCACCGAGCTGCCTTACCAGCTGAACAAGGCGCGTCTGATCGAGAAGATCGCCGAGCTGGTCAAGGAGAAGAAGCTCGAAGGCATCACCGAACTGCGCGACGAGTCCGACAAGGACGGCATGCGCATCGTGATCGAGCTGCGCCGTGGCGAAGTGGGTGAGGTGGTGCTGAACAACCTCTATTCCCAGACCCAGATGCAGAGCGTCTTCGGTATCAACGTCGTGGCCCTGGTGGACGGCCAGCCGCGCACGCTGAACCTGAAGGACATGCTCGAAGTGTTCATCCGTCACCGCCGCGAAGTGGTGACCCGCCGTACCGTCTACGAGCTGCGCAAGGCCCGCGAACGTGGCCACATCCTCGAAGGCCAGGCCGTCGCGCTGTCGAACATCGACCCGGTGATCGAACTGATCAAGACCTCGCCGACCCCGGCCGAGGCCAAGGAACGCCTGATCGCCACCCCTTGGGAATCCAGCGCCGTGGAAGCCATGGTCGAGCGCGCCGGCGCCGACTCCTGCCGCCCGGAAGACCTGGACCCGCAGTACGGCCTGCGTGACGGCAAGTACTACCTGTCCCCCGAGCAGGCCCAGGCCATCCTGGAATTGCGCCTGCACCGCCTGACCGGCCTGGAGCACGAGAAGCTGCTGGCCGAGTACCAGGAAATCCTCACCCTGATCGGTGAGCTGATCCGCATCCTCACCAGCCCCGAGCGCCTGATGGAAGTCATCCGCGAAGAGCTGGAAAAGGTCAAGGCCGAGTTCGGCGATGCCCGCCGCACCGAGATCGTTGCGTCCCAGGTGGACCTGACCATCGCCGACCTGATCACCGAAGAGGAGCGCGTCGTCACCATTTCCCACGGCGGCTACGCCAAGTCCCAGCCGCTGGCTGCCTACCAGGCCCAACGCCGTGGCGGCAAGGGCAAGTCGGCCACCGGGGTGAAGGACGAGGACTACATCGAACACCTGCTGGTCGCCAACAGCCACGCCACCCTCCTGCTGTTCTCCAGCAAGGGCAAGGTCTACTGGCTGCGCACCTTCGAGATTCCGGAAGCCTCGCGTACCGCACGCGGCCGTCCGCTGGTCAACCTGCTGCCGCTGGACGAGGGTGAGCGCATCACCGCCATGCTGCAGATCGACCTGGAAGCCCTGCAGCGCGAAGCCGGCGACGAGGACGATCTCGACGAGGCCGAGGGCGTCGTGCTCGAAGGCGAGGTGGTGGAGCCGGAAGTCGAAGAGGTCGAGGGCGATACCCCCGAGCTGGTGGCCGAACCCACCGGTGCCTACATCTTCATGGCCACCGCCTTCGGTACCGTGAAGAAGACGCCGCTGATCCAGTTCAGCAAGCCGCGCTCCAGCGGCCTGATCGCCCTGCGTCTGGACGAGGGTGACACCCTGATCGCTGCCGCCATCACCGACGGCGCCAAGGAAGTCATGCTGTTCTCCAGCGCCGGCAAGGTGATCCGCTTCGCCGAGAGCATGGTGCGCACCATGGGCCGTACCGCACGTGGCGTGCGTGGCATGCGTCTGGGCAAGGATCAGCAACTGATCTCCATGCTGATTCCCGAGTCCGGTGCGCAGATCCTTACCGCATCGGAACGTGGCTTCGGCAAGCGCACCGGTCTGGGCAAGTTCCCGCGTCGCGGTCGTGGTGGCCAGGGTGTGATCGCCATGGTCATCAACGAGCGTAACGGCAAGCTGGTCGGCGCCATCCAGGTGCAGGACGGCGAGGAAATCATGCTGATCTCCGACCAGGGCACCCTGGTACGTACCCGCGTCGACGAAGTCTCCAGTTCCGGCCGCAACACCCAGGGCGTGACCCTGATCAAGCTGGCCAAGGACGAGACCCTGGTCGGCCTGGAACGCGTGCAGGAGCCGTCCGGCGGTGACGAGGACGACGAGCTGGAAGGTGAAGAGCAAACCGTCGGCGCCGTGGCCGATGCCGAAGCCGGCGACGTTCAGCAGGACGACGCCCAGCCGGCTGGCGACGAGCAGTAA
- the mtnA gene encoding S-methyl-5-thioribose-1-phosphate isomerase, whose protein sequence is MREQLLAAEKVKAIDWRDGALHLLDQRLLPAEEVWLSYETAEGVAQAIRQMVVRGAPAIGISAAYGVVLGARTRIAAGGDWRAALEDDFRVLAESRPTAVNLFWALNRMRERLERLRDGETPLQALEAEAISIHLSDREANLTMAQLGMELIRKHQGSPQALLTHCNTGALATGGFGTALGVIRAAHLDGLVERVYADETRPWLQGARLTAWELANEGVPVSLNADAAAAHLMKTAGITWVIVGADRITANGDVANKIGTYQLAVNAMHHGVRFMVVAPSSTIDMSLESGDDIPIEERDGSELLDLGGRRVAAEVHAVNPVFDVTPADLIDAIVTEKGVVERPDAAKMAQLMCRKRLH, encoded by the coding sequence ATGCGTGAACAACTGTTAGCGGCCGAGAAGGTCAAGGCCATCGACTGGCGCGACGGCGCGCTGCATCTGCTCGACCAGCGCCTGCTGCCGGCCGAGGAAGTCTGGTTGTCCTACGAAACCGCCGAGGGTGTGGCCCAGGCCATTCGCCAGATGGTGGTGCGCGGTGCGCCGGCCATCGGCATCAGCGCTGCCTATGGTGTGGTGCTGGGTGCCCGGACGCGGATCGCCGCCGGTGGCGACTGGCGCGCGGCGCTGGAGGATGACTTCAGGGTGCTGGCCGAATCGCGGCCCACGGCGGTCAATCTGTTCTGGGCGCTGAACCGCATGCGCGAGCGCCTGGAGCGCCTGCGCGACGGCGAAACTCCGCTGCAGGCGCTGGAAGCGGAGGCGATTTCCATCCACCTGAGCGACCGCGAAGCCAACCTGACCATGGCTCAGTTGGGCATGGAACTGATCCGCAAGCACCAGGGCAGCCCCCAGGCGCTGCTGACCCACTGCAACACTGGCGCCCTGGCCACCGGCGGCTTCGGTACCGCCCTCGGGGTGATCCGCGCGGCCCACCTCGACGGCCTGGTGGAACGGGTCTACGCCGACGAAACCCGCCCCTGGCTGCAGGGCGCACGCCTGACTGCGTGGGAGCTGGCCAATGAAGGCGTGCCGGTGAGCCTCAATGCCGACGCCGCGGCCGCCCACCTGATGAAGACCGCCGGGATCACCTGGGTGATCGTCGGCGCCGACCGCATCACCGCCAACGGCGATGTGGCCAACAAGATCGGCACTTACCAATTGGCGGTCAACGCCATGCACCACGGTGTGCGCTTCATGGTGGTAGCGCCCAGTTCCACCATCGATATGTCCCTGGAAAGCGGCGACGACATCCCGATCGAGGAGCGCGACGGTTCCGAGCTGCTGGACCTGGGTGGCCGCCGGGTCGCGGCGGAGGTCCATGCGGTGAATCCGGTGTTTGACGTGACCCCGGCCGACCTGATCGACGCCATCGTGACCGAGAAGGGTGTGGTCGAGCGTCCCGATGCCGCCAAGATGGCCCAGTTGATGTGTCGCAAGCGCCTGCATTGA
- a CDS encoding TRZ/ATZ family hydrolase, with product MPSPNAPLDLLLLPSWIVPVEPAGVVLRDHALGIRDGRIALLAPRDVALRTEARETRELPGMLLAPGLINAHGHAAMTLFRGLADDLPLMTWLQEHIWPAEAKWVDETFVRDGTELAVAEQLKGGISCFSDMYFFPAQASAVIHASGIKAQLAIPVLDFPIPGAADAAEAIRRGVELFSDLKHHPRIKVAFGPHAPYSVSDDKLENIRVLAEELDAGIHMHVQETAFEVQQSLELRGERPMARLARLGLLGPRFQAVHMTQVDDDDLALLVESNSNVIHCPESNLKLASGFCPVERLWQAGVNVAIGTDGAASNNDLDLLGETRTAALLAKAVASSASALDAHRALRMATLNGARALGIDQDTGSLEPGKAADLVAFDLSGLAQQPVYDPVSQLIYATGRDAVRHLWVDGRHLLDDGRLTRLDEDRLVATARDWGDRIAGR from the coding sequence ATGCCCAGCCCCAACGCCCCGCTCGACCTGCTCCTGCTCCCGTCCTGGATAGTCCCGGTGGAACCCGCCGGTGTCGTGTTGCGGGATCATGCACTGGGGATTCGCGACGGTCGTATCGCCCTGCTCGCCCCCCGCGACGTCGCGCTGCGCACCGAAGCCCGCGAAACCCGCGAGCTGCCGGGCATGTTGCTGGCGCCCGGGCTGATCAACGCCCACGGCCACGCCGCGATGACCCTGTTCCGCGGTCTGGCCGACGACCTGCCGCTGATGACCTGGCTACAGGAGCACATCTGGCCCGCCGAGGCCAAGTGGGTCGATGAGACTTTCGTGCGCGACGGCACCGAATTGGCCGTCGCCGAGCAGCTCAAGGGCGGCATCAGCTGCTTCTCCGACATGTACTTCTTCCCGGCCCAGGCCAGCGCCGTCATCCATGCCAGCGGCATCAAGGCGCAGCTGGCGATCCCGGTGCTGGACTTCCCCATTCCCGGCGCCGCCGACGCCGCCGAGGCCATTCGCCGTGGCGTCGAGCTGTTCAGCGACCTCAAGCACCACCCGCGCATCAAGGTCGCCTTCGGCCCCCATGCACCCTACAGCGTCAGCGACGACAAGCTGGAGAACATCCGCGTGCTCGCCGAGGAGCTGGACGCCGGCATTCACATGCACGTGCAGGAAACCGCCTTCGAGGTCCAGCAGAGCCTTGAGCTGCGCGGCGAGCGCCCGATGGCCCGCCTCGCCCGGCTCGGCCTGCTCGGCCCGCGCTTCCAGGCCGTACACATGACCCAGGTGGACGACGACGACCTGGCGCTGCTGGTGGAAAGCAACAGCAACGTGATCCACTGCCCCGAGTCCAACCTCAAGCTGGCCAGCGGCTTCTGCCCGGTGGAGCGCCTGTGGCAGGCCGGCGTGAACGTCGCGATCGGCACCGATGGCGCCGCCAGCAACAATGACCTGGACCTGCTCGGCGAAACCCGCACCGCCGCACTCCTGGCCAAGGCCGTGGCCAGTTCGGCCAGTGCCCTGGATGCTCACCGCGCCCTGCGCATGGCCACCCTGAACGGCGCGCGGGCCCTGGGTATCGACCAGGACACCGGTTCCCTGGAACCGGGCAAGGCCGCCGACCTGGTCGCCTTCGACCTGTCCGGGCTGGCCCAGCAACCGGTCTACGACCCGGTTTCCCAACTCATCTATGCCACCGGGCGCGACGCGGTGCGGCACCTTTGGGTCGACGGCAGGCACCTGCTGGACGACGGTCGCCTGACGCGCCTGGACGAAGATCGCCTGGTCGCCACCGCGCGCGACTGGGGCGATCGCATCGCCGGCCGCTGA
- the ubiG gene encoding bifunctional 2-polyprenyl-6-hydroxyphenol methylase/3-demethylubiquinol 3-O-methyltransferase UbiG yields the protein MTNVDHVEIAKFEALAHRWWDRESEFKPLHDINPLRVNWIDERTRLAGKKVLDVGCGGGILSESMAQRGATVTGIDMGEAPLAVAQLHQLESGVPVEYRRITAEALAAEMPGQFDVVTCMEMLEHVPDPASVIRACFTLVKPGGQVFFSTINRNPKAYLFAIVGAEYIMKLLPRGTHDFKKFIRPSELGAWSRAAGLSVKDIIGLTYNPLTKHYKLEADVDVNYMIQTLREE from the coding sequence ATGACCAACGTCGATCACGTCGAAATCGCCAAGTTCGAGGCCCTCGCCCACCGCTGGTGGGACCGCGAGAGCGAGTTCAAGCCCCTGCACGACATCAACCCGCTGCGGGTCAACTGGATCGACGAACGCACCAGGCTGGCCGGCAAGAAAGTGCTGGACGTCGGCTGCGGCGGCGGCATCCTCAGCGAGTCGATGGCCCAGCGCGGCGCCACCGTGACCGGCATCGACATGGGCGAAGCGCCGTTGGCGGTCGCCCAATTGCACCAGCTGGAGTCCGGCGTGCCGGTGGAATACCGCCGGATCACTGCCGAAGCCCTGGCCGCCGAGATGCCGGGCCAGTTCGACGTGGTCACCTGCATGGAAATGCTCGAACACGTACCCGACCCGGCCTCGGTGATCCGCGCCTGCTTTACCCTCGTCAAGCCAGGCGGACAGGTGTTCTTCTCCACCATCAACCGCAATCCCAAGGCGTACCTGTTCGCCATCGTCGGCGCGGAATACATCATGAAGCTGCTGCCGCGCGGCACCCACGACTTCAAGAAGTTCATCCGCCCCTCCGAGCTCGGTGCCTGGAGCCGCGCTGCCGGCCTATCGGTGAAGGACATCATCGGTCTCACCTACAACCCGCTGACCAAGCACTACAAGCTGGAAGCCGACGTCGACGTCAATTACATGATCCAGACCCTGCGCGAGGAGTGA
- the mupP gene encoding N-acetylmuramic acid 6-phosphate phosphatase MupP, whose product MTGMRLQAVLFDMDGTLLDSAPDFIAICQAMRTERGLAPMDEKAIRDVVSGGARAMVATAFGMDPEAPDFEPLRLEFLERYQNHCAVFTRPFDGIDELLADIEAAKLIWGVVTNKPVRYAEPIMEQLGLAGRSAVLICPDHVKNSKPDPEMLLLACSKLNLDPASVLFIGDDLRDIESGRAAGTRTAAVRYGYIHPSDNPNHWGADVVVDHPLELRAVLDRALCSC is encoded by the coding sequence GTGACCGGCATGCGACTTCAAGCGGTACTCTTCGATATGGACGGCACCCTGCTGGACTCGGCGCCCGACTTCATCGCCATCTGCCAGGCCATGCGCACCGAGCGCGGCCTTGCCCCGATGGACGAGAAGGCGATCCGCGACGTGGTTTCCGGCGGCGCCCGCGCCATGGTCGCCACCGCCTTCGGCATGGACCCGGAAGCGCCGGACTTCGAGCCCTTGCGCCTGGAATTCCTGGAGCGCTACCAGAACCACTGCGCCGTATTCACCCGCCCGTTCGACGGCATCGACGAACTGCTGGCCGACATCGAGGCGGCCAAGCTGATCTGGGGCGTTGTGACCAACAAACCGGTGCGCTACGCCGAGCCGATCATGGAGCAATTGGGTCTGGCCGGGCGTTCCGCCGTGCTGATCTGCCCCGACCACGTGAAGAACAGCAAGCCGGACCCGGAAATGCTGCTGCTGGCCTGCAGCAAGCTGAACCTCGACCCGGCCAGCGTCCTCTTCATCGGCGACGACCTGCGCGACATCGAGTCCGGCCGCGCCGCCGGCACCCGCACCGCCGCCGTACGCTATGGCTACATCCACCCCAGCGACAACCCCAACCACTGGGGGGCCGATGTGGTGGTCGACCACCCGCTCGAACTGCGCGCCGTCCTCGACCGCGCGCTGTGCAGCTGCTGA
- a CDS encoding YciK family oxidoreductase has product MFQYSARPDLLKDRVILITGAGRGIGAAAAKTFAAHGATVLLLGKTEASLNAVYDEIEAAGHPQPAVIPFNLETAQPHQYDELAATLEAEFGRIDGVLHNASILGPRTPIEQLSGENFMRVMQVNVNAMFMLTSTLLPLLKLSNDASVVFTSSSVGRKGRAYWGAYAVSKFATEGLMQVLADEVDGVAPVRANSVNPGATRTDMRAQAYPGENPDNNPEPAAIMPVYLYLMGPDSAGVNGQAFDAQ; this is encoded by the coding sequence ATGTTCCAGTATTCCGCCCGCCCCGACCTGCTGAAGGATCGGGTCATCCTGATCACCGGTGCCGGCCGCGGCATCGGCGCCGCCGCCGCCAAGACCTTCGCCGCCCACGGTGCCACCGTGCTGCTGCTGGGCAAGACCGAAGCCAGCCTGAACGCGGTCTATGACGAGATCGAGGCCGCCGGCCATCCGCAACCGGCGGTGATCCCCTTCAACCTGGAAACCGCCCAGCCGCACCAGTACGACGAACTGGCGGCGACCCTGGAAGCCGAGTTCGGCCGCATCGACGGCGTGCTGCACAACGCCTCGATCCTCGGTCCGCGTACCCCCATCGAGCAGCTTTCCGGCGAAAACTTCATGCGCGTCATGCAGGTCAACGTCAACGCCATGTTCATGCTGACCAGCACCCTGCTGCCCCTGCTCAAGCTGTCCAACGACGCCTCGGTGGTCTTCACCTCCAGCAGCGTCGGCCGCAAGGGTCGCGCCTACTGGGGCGCCTATGCGGTGTCCAAGTTCGCCACCGAAGGCCTGATGCAGGTACTGGCCGACGAAGTCGACGGCGTCGCCCCGGTACGTGCCAACAGCGTCAACCCCGGCGCCACCCGCACCGACATGCGCGCCCAGGCCTATCCGGGCGAAAACCCGGACAACAACCCGGAACCCGCCGCGATCATGCCGGTCTACCTCTACCTCATGGGGCCGGACAGCGCTGGCGTGAACGGCCAGGCTTTCGACGCGCAATGA
- a CDS encoding GGDEF domain-containing protein — protein MVPPTLSNTIDFDAAKLQRLGFSGKRQPKLRPISLAELRRQLTLQLQTSLDVERIISLFFGEVRRLVPLDALAYQHSSSDLRLEYGDRASHSAGYRLTHQGEYLGELIFRRNLRFDEQELNQLESLLASLLFPLRNALLYRTAVQSALRDPLTDTGNRIAMEQTLQREVDLARRNLQPLSVLMLDIDHFKRINDSHGHGTGDEVLKAVATTLKSRLRNVDMVFRFGGEEFLVLLSGTCREAAALVGERLRMGILELQCLVQGQPLDLSVSLGCATLLPAESVDSLLRRADNALYVAKREGRNRLSMAG, from the coding sequence ATGGTTCCTCCCACCCTGTCCAACACCATCGATTTCGATGCCGCCAAGCTGCAGCGCCTCGGTTTCTCCGGCAAGCGCCAGCCCAAGCTGCGTCCCATCAGCCTGGCGGAACTGCGCCGCCAGCTGACCCTGCAGTTGCAGACCAGCCTGGATGTGGAGCGCATCATCAGCCTGTTCTTCGGCGAGGTGCGGCGCCTGGTTCCCCTCGACGCCCTGGCCTACCAGCACTCGAGCAGCGACCTGCGCCTGGAATACGGCGACCGCGCCAGCCACTCCGCCGGCTATCGGCTGACCCACCAGGGCGAGTACCTGGGCGAACTGATCTTCCGTCGCAACCTGCGCTTCGATGAACAGGAACTGAACCAGCTGGAATCCCTGCTCGCCAGCCTGCTCTTCCCACTGCGCAACGCCCTGCTCTACCGGACCGCGGTGCAGAGCGCGCTGCGTGACCCGCTGACCGATACCGGCAACCGCATCGCCATGGAACAGACCCTGCAGCGCGAAGTGGACCTGGCCCGCCGCAACCTGCAGCCCCTCTCGGTGCTGATGCTGGACATCGACCATTTCAAGCGCATCAACGACAGCCACGGCCACGGTACCGGCGACGAAGTCCTGAAAGCCGTGGCCACGACCCTGAAGTCACGCCTGCGCAACGTCGACATGGTGTTCCGCTTCGGCGGCGAGGAATTCCTCGTCCTGCTTTCCGGCACCTGCCGCGAAGCCGCCGCGCTCGTGGGCGAGCGCCTGCGCATGGGCATCCTCGAACTGCAATGCCTGGTGCAAGGCCAGCCGCTGGACCTGTCCGTCAGTCTCGGCTGCGCCACCCTGCTGCCGGCGGAATCGGTGGACAGCCTGCTGCGCCGCGCGGACAACGCCTTGTACGTGGCCAAGCGCGAAGGCCGCAATCGCCTGTCCATGGCAGGGTGA